In Apis mellifera strain DH4 linkage group LG1, Amel_HAv3.1, whole genome shotgun sequence, the sequence TCGTTGCGTTGAGAGTTTCAAGGAAGGGCGGAAACTGAGCTGCCCTCTGCCTGTGGCGCCAGGATTCGGTTTTTGGAGCGTGAAGAGGGAGGGATGTTGAGTTGGGATTTGATTAATTGCGATGCGGATTTTGGGGGGATTGGGGGAAGGTTTGGATCCAAGTTATATCGatgtctttcttctttttttttttttttaatttgtcgaGAGCCGGATGAACTGGTGAAGTAGAAGATCATTTttggaaattctttttcttttttcattttgaaataatgattcGTTTGATTCGTTTCGATGATGAGGAGTTGGAAAGATTTTACGATATATTCTGTCGATCtgttttcaaaatgaattatttgtcAAAGATTGTTTATTCGTGGAAGTGTATCCGAATCGTTCATAGATCTCTCACAATTGGATCTATTTTTAACACTTTGAAATCCTGCACTGAAGGGAAACGAAAGCATTCGACCGAGTAAATGAAGATCGTTAAAACGAATCGCactattcttttaaatctcgTCGATTACTCTCCCTTCTCAAACTTCTCAAACTTTATCCCCTAATCTGTCGCTCGAAGATCAAAATGAATCCAAAGGAGAAACTctcaagaatgaaaaaaaaagaagaaatcaattCTAAATTCCTTAATCAAAGTCCCAATCAAATTTGATCCCagagaagagaaaacgaaCTAACTGTTCCCCTTCCATCTTCATCCAACTCGTCGTCTTTCGCGCCGATTCgaattctccctcccccctccggaAACGGGGGATCGATTTTCGAATCGGCAATCGGAAGCCGCGGCAACAATGGCTCGTTTGAAAATAGGcgcgtctcgtctcgtctcgtctgaACTCGCGAATGAACTTGAGAAACTGGAGAACacggaagaaaaaggaatacgAAGACGATTCAGGTTCTAGCGGTTGTTGAACGCTTCGCGTGACGTAGTCGTATCGCGCGCGCGCGGGCTCTCGCTCGCACGAGTGTTGGTGGCGCGCTGGGATGACGTCACTGGGATGGGTGGGTGCATCCGAGCCGGCCGATAACGACGAAGAAGTAACGACGACGAGATGCAAAGAACTTCCGCGTTCCACGAATCAGAAACGTTTTTCTTTGGCGCGGCGTTCTCTCGCTCGCTTTATAAAAGGGAGCATGCACGGCCACGCTCGATCCTCGATCTTCATTAAAGTTACAACTCTTCCGAAGTTTGATCGGATCGAATCATCGCCATCCAATTAACCCGTATATACAACGATCAATTCAACCATGCTTGTATGCAAAATGATCGAAGTTCAAAATCGACGATCCCGGTCGATTTAGTGCGTGCCCGGCTTTTGTATCGAGAGAGATCGTTGATAATGAgatgaattaataatcgtgGAATCGTTGTTGAGTAGAGATCTTTCGCTCGCCTGTTTCATCTCTctcgaattcttctttttattatcgttcGAGAGATGTACACGCGAGTGATCTTTCACGAGTAAATATGTACGCGGACTCTGAATAAAGATTCTCTTCCCGCACTTCAATTTCGATCAAGTTATTGGTCTATAACTTTCTTGAGTATATTATAAGATCCGAGTGAGAGATTTTGAAACAAGAGTCAGGTTACTCCGTGTTTCATCCATGATTCTTCTTTCCAGCCGTTAAATTCGGGCGCATGTCGAAGAAGCAGCGGGAGAAGGTCGAGGACGAAGTTAGGTTCCACAAGGCACAAATGAGAGCGGCCTCCGAGACTGCGCCCGACAGCAGTGTGTTTGAACATCAGACCCCAAGCAGTTCGGATCAACATCATCCTTTCAATGGCGGGTAAGTGAAACATCATcggatacaaatattaatttaatcaaactcATTTTTTCCTCGAACATTTATTCCTTGTACATTGCAATGTACAATACTAAGAtacaataataagatattccaAACGAGTCGTCCaagtaaaatgttatattccaTGGATAATTAAACTCGGTAAATTGGACAGGAAGTTTTTATCCTCATCTCGATATTTGTGGGCGCAGGTATACGTATGGCGGTAGTGAATACGCTTCCCCTGGCCCCGGAACGGGCGGGTCGGGTTATTACAATCATCAAGCGATGACGAACTACGAGCTTAGCGCCGACTACGTCGACAGCACGACGACCTACGATCCACGACCGACGCAGACGCAGGTCGCGGACACTGTCGCCCCTGATACACCCTCCGCTGGAGTAGCAGCTGGAGTACTTCCCAGCGTGGTCACCACCGGtgagtattttaatttacccTCTCCTTCctgcccctctctctctctctctctttccgagaagaagaaatatttggatgggtttaaaatttttttcaaaaaagttaTAACGAGAGATTCTTAGGTTAATAGATTCTTTCGATCTATTCGTTTTCCTTCCGCTTGAATCTTCCGATGAaaagaaatctaattttatattttattttacaacacTCATAGaagatcgattaataatttattttaaaaatcttaaccactgatgaaattcttctcgataatatcattgatttctatgtatataaaagataagagATCTATAATGGTTCTCCATGAAACCGATATTTCATTCCCGggtttacaaaattatacacgCGATgcacattttcaattttgatcgaaCGCGAATCTGGCAGACGTAGCTGAAGCCGAGCCAACCCGTTAGTTTATAGTTCCATTGAAGTTTATTGTTAACGAAAGAGTGGTAACAAGATGTCAATCGATGAACAAGCAGCGCCAAGTAGTACTGGTCCCTTTTAGTAGCACGCGGCTGATACAATTACCGTGTTTATCACTGCTGCCAGTTGACTGAACGAGAGAAGCATTCGgtgaataatattgatatcgtGTCTTCAAGTAACGATCGTAAAGATAGAATTGAAAAGCGTGATCACGAAACTGAACTGTTAAcactttaaaaaaacattttaaaatgccGCGACTATCGTAAATGCATTccgttaattaatttccttataataaaagattcgtCTCTTTAACAAAAtcgtacacatatatattcaaaactgagaagaagattaaaagaacGACACACGAGAAAGAGCGCATTCGAcgtaatagtaaaatatataattagactCTTCTTTTTAGCCTCGGATAACACATACTCTCGCCTCCGCACTGttctaattataacaattgccgtatttaatttattaacgcacaaaaaggaagaaaaaaacaattcttaaattctaaatttacctgtctaaaaaaaaaaaaaagcgggaTCGATATGTGCAACCACATTTCATTCTCGAGGAAAGGCCTCCCCGATCCATTACCCGTAAATATCCTGCAGCAAATCCCTATCATCCTCATCTGCGAGCCGGTTCCATTCCACCGAAAAAAAACTCTGAGGATCTCTCAGCGTGATTTGTCGCttaagggagggagggaaaagaaaaagaacggaagatagcgaaaagaaaagaaaagaaaagaaagaaagatgaaaaataacgCGTAGagacgaaaagagagagaaaagaagaaaaaaaaaaaggaacaaaagaaaaatacgcgTAGCAGCAGGCAACGTGGCAACAAGGGGGTACATAGACCGAGGTGAACCTTTGACTTTTCGCGTACCAGGGAAGTCGCTGTCTGCCTCGACGACCGGAAGCAGCACGGGGGGTGGTGGTggaggcggtggtggtggtggtggtggcggtggtggtggtggtggtagtagCGGCGGCGGAGGCGGTGGTGGCGGTGGTAATGGCGGTGGTGGATCCGGTGGTGGTGGCTCGGGTGGTGGAGGGAGCGGTTCTGGCACCGGGGGCGGTGCGGCCGCCGGTGGCGGCGGTGGTGCCGGTTCCCTGAGCGGGGGTGGAATCGTTGCTGTTAAGCAAGAGACCACCGTCGAACTGGCCAGCTTGGGCCACGGCTCGTACACGATGGTCGACTCGACGACCTTTCTGAGCGGTCAGCAACAGAGGGTCAGCAATCCATCCGAGGACGACGAAGTGCCGAGTCTGCCCAGTATGTCCCATGCGAGATGTGAGGTTACGTTTGTGTCCCTTTGCATGGGCATGTGtcgtgcttttttttttctttcgtttctcttttcttttcctttctctttttctcttttctttctttctttttctttttttgttacgGTTTGAGATATTCtgactgtttttttttctcgtgaaTCGAATcggtgtttttttattttgtattcttttctttttcttcttcttcttcttcttctttcttcttttttttttcgtcgtcgATGGGAGAGTACGTTTTTTCTGTACGTTTCTGAACGGAAGAGAGGTGAATTTGAGAGAAATTTTGTTGTCGAGATAAAGTTATCTACGCTCCATACACTCGTGAAGAAGTTTCTTGGTTATATTAGGTTAGAACGTatcgttttattatcataGGAAGTTTTAACATCCTATAATTAAacctataaattataacgaaaCTCTGTCGAGGTAAATAGCAGGATGCATTTGATCGGTGTCCCCGTAATTATGGACAAGGAAACGGGAGGATAAAGGGTGGCCGGTTGATTCCGGGAGAAGATTGGATGAAAGGGTTTGAATTTCTCGGCGGCGATTCGCGTCAAAGCGCTGGAATTGTTTAAAGTTCTCGGTCTTGAGAGCCAAAGTGAAATGGGTCTGGTAAACTGTGGCGATAATGTAGTTTGAAAGTGCGGTAATTATAGAGATCTACGACCAGACCAGATCCTAAGTTTCGACCGCCCGTATTGGCTCTCGTGATCTTAACCTGGAAAACGTGCTCTCTCATTTCGAATCATTGCATTCTAATTTAAGtaagaatataatagtatacaaTTGCATAAATCGcgccattaaaaaaaaaaagaaaatagaaaaaacaatCGACTAATcaaagtagaatttttttcttcttttaatcgcttgatatattatacatatgtatattcgattattcatGTTATAcgtgttcaaaaatttttctatgtgttttatatttatatttatatatatatatatatatattcatatatatcttGTTTAACGTAATAGTCGTTTTGATACGTAGAATATGATTGTTGGATATTCATTATGCTTATGATGAAaacgtgaaattattaaaagatttcaaCCCGTCTCTCCGATGAATTTTCGTAGATCCGGCACAGATCAGCGAGTTGCTCTCAAAAACGATAGCGGATGCACACGCAAGAACGTGTCTGCTGTCGACGGAACAGATCCAGGAATCTTTCCGGAAGCCGCATGATCTCTCCAGATTGATCTACTACAAGAACATGGCGCACGAGCAGCTTTGGCTCGAGTGTGCCCAAAAACTAACCACCGTTATCCAGCAGATCATCGAGTTTGCTAAGATGGTTCCTGGATTCATGAAGCTCTCGCAGGACGACcagattgttttattaaaggCTGGTAAGTGTGATCTGAATTTagttattattctttcgaaGATTGATtccacttttaaatatatttttcactttatcaaaaattatttaatattataaatcaaatgtaaatttgttttgttattttgttaacaatcagattttcaattattctcaaCAGAGAATAGggaaatcgattttatatacagggaaacgaagagaaatttggtaaattgtacaaatatattatgaaaaaattattgttaaagcaagatattattattcgagctaaataaatattcgcgtAGTCGTGCGTCTTATCttgggaggaagaaaaattgcaacaaGCGGGCAGATAAAAGTCTAATTCCATGCGCGTAATCATTAAGCACTGTTaacaagaatttcaattttttttaccacCATTTTTAGATTGCcatgtaaatttaatacagaCGATCGTTGCTTCGTCGAAGAAAAAAGCGGATCAATTTTGGATCAAATAATTTGCCAaactattattctatttatcgcAACAGATCACTGTATGCTAATACGATATTTTCAGGTTCCTTCGAGTTGGCTGTGCTACGTATGAGCAGGTACCTCGATCTCCAGCAAAACTGTGTCCTCTACGGTGACACTATGTTGCCTCAGGACGCGTTTTACACGACAGATACAGCGGAAATGAAGCTTGTCTCTTGCGTGTTTGAGTTGGCCAGGAGTATTGCCGAATTGAAGCTTACGGAAACAGAGCTGGCTCTTTACAGTGCAGCGGTTCTCCTTAGCCCCGGTTAGTTAACCTTTCGAAACTCTTCTAattatctcttaaaaaaagaaaaagccgTTTTCCTTTCAATCGTATaacactttgaaaaaaatatcaccaCTCGTCGTTCAATCAAAAGGTATCATGGtagtatcttttctttttttttttacagtgaTCGGAATATATCACGGGATTCTTttcatatagaaaaaaaaaaagaaagaaaaaatggagaaCAAATAGTCAGCGTCTCGTTAAGCTGAATAAATGCAATTACGATCTTTGATGCTTTCGTTCGTTCTTTAAAgtcaaaagaatttattcatttcaaagtCGAGTATCTTGAACGATAATCGATTCTATAAACTGCAAAgaggatattaattaatcgcaGTGTTCAACcaaagaaaatctaaaattcaatttaagtaATCATCGAGTAaagaaaatcagaaaaataattccattaatCGATTAGAGAATGATTATTCCTCCGTTTAAATTACTCGacattactatatttatatatataaataccacGATATCAAGTTCCCGGCATTCTTCTCTTTGTCCCTGATTCACTCTCTAAAATTATCCAGGAACACGGTCCCCTAATTATCCCCAGTCTGCTTAATTCGTCCCATTTCGTCACAACTCTCCTCCACAAAATTAATCGTCGCTTATAAATACTCGTTCGACGGAAGCATCTCGTTTTCCCTCTTCCATCCCTCCTCTCCACGACCAACAACAACTCGACGAAAGGAACGAAGACGAAATATAAGACGGGGACGGAGTAAACAATTTCTGTGATTTTAAGCTTTGCCCAACTCGAAAAAACAATCATTCTAGATCAAACATAGAATcgaggataaattttaaagtttaaattttagaaaatcaaattaacaaattatatttaaaatttaatcaacacATTGTCAGCcgattaagataataataaaattagagagCTTGAgactttttttaaac encodes:
- the LOC408586 gene encoding probable nuclear hormone receptor HR3 isoform X9, encoding MRILGGLGEAVKFGRMSKKQREKVEDEVRFHKAQMRAASETAPDSSVFEHQTPSSSDQHHPFNGGYTYGGSEYASPGPGTGGSGYYNHQAMTNYELSADYVDSTTTYDPRPTQTQVADTVAPDTPSAGVAAGVLPSVVTTGKSLSASTTGSSTGGGGGGGGGGGGGGGGGGGSSGGGGGGGGGNGGGGSGGGGSGGGGSGSGTGGGAAAGGGGGAGSLSGGGIVAVKQETTVELASLGHGSYTMVDSTTFLSGQQQRVSNPSEDDEVPSLPSMSHARYPAQISELLSKTIADAHARTCLLSTEQIQESFRKPHDLSRLIYYKNMAHEQLWLECAQKLTTVIQQIIEFAKMVPGFMKLSQDDQIVLLKAGSFELAVLRMSRYLDLQQNCVLYGDTMLPQDAFYTTDTAEMKLVSCVFELARSIAELKLTETELALYSAAVLLSPDRPGLKGLAEITRLSQAVIRALRSELDRNHVSPIKGDVTVCDAILAKIPQLREISLLHMDALAKFKRSQPHLEFPALHKELFSVDS
- the LOC408586 gene encoding probable nuclear hormone receptor HR3 isoform X5, with amino-acid sequence MEGSLSTFGGPSWGADSTSPQPPETRTRVPVQTPASPENTLLDDRRLQVNSIRAQIEIIPCKVCGDKSSGVHYGVITCEGCKGFFRRSQSSVVNYQCPRNKNCVVDRVNRNRCQYCRLQKCLRLGMSRDAVKFGRMSKKQREKVEDEVRFHKAQMRAASETAPDSSVFEHQTPSSSDQHHPFNGGYTYGGSEYASPGPGTGGSGYYNHQAMTNYELSADYVDSTTTYDPRPTQTQVADTVAPDTPSAGVAAGVLPSVVTTGKSLSASTTGSSTGGGGGGGGGGGGGGGGGGGSSGGGGGGGGGNGGGGSGGGGSGGGGSGSGTGGGAAAGGGGGAGSLSGGGIVAVKQETTVELASLGHGSYTMVDSTTFLSGQQQRVSNPSEDDEVPSLPSMSHARYPAQISELLSKTIADAHARTCLLSTEQIQESFRKPHDLSRLIYYKNMAHEQLWLECAQKLTTVIQQIIEFAKMVPGFMKLSQDDQIVLLKAGSFELAVLRMSRYLDLQQNCVLYGDTMLPQDAFYTTDTAEMKLVSCVFELARSIAELKLTETELALYSAAVLLSPDRPGLKGLAEITRLSQAVIRALRSELDRNHVSPIKGDVTVCDAILAKIPQLREISLLHMDALAKFKRSQPHLEFPALHKELFSVDS
- the LOC408586 gene encoding probable nuclear hormone receptor HR3 isoform X8, with protein sequence MPSTIRAQIEIIPCKVCGDKSSGVHYGVITCEGCKGFFRRSQSSVVNYQCPRNKNCVVDRVNRNRCQYCRLQKCLRLGMSRDAVKFGRMSKKQREKVEDEVRFHKAQMRAASETAPDSSVFEHQTPSSSDQHHPFNGGYTYGGSEYASPGPGTGGSGYYNHQAMTNYELSADYVDSTTTYDPRPTQTQVADTVAPDTPSAGVAAGVLPSVVTTGKSLSASTTGSSTGGGGGGGGGGGGGGGGGGGSSGGGGGGGGGNGGGGSGGGGSGGGGSGSGTGGGAAAGGGGGAGSLSGGGIVAVKQETTVELASLGHGSYTMVDSTTFLSGQQQRVSNPSEDDEVPSLPSMSHARYPAQISELLSKTIADAHARTCLLSTEQIQESFRKPHDLSRLIYYKNMAHEQLWLECAQKLTTVIQQIIEFAKMVPGFMKLSQDDQIVLLKAGSFELAVLRMSRYLDLQQNCVLYGDTMLPQDAFYTTDTAEMKLVSCVFELARSIAELKLTETELALYSAAVLLSPDRPGLKGLAEITRLSQAVIRALRSELDRNHVSPIKGDVTVCDAILAKIPQLREISLLHMDALAKFKRSQPHLEFPALHKELFSVDS
- the LOC408586 gene encoding probable nuclear hormone receptor HR3 isoform X2, with the translated sequence MRQSHGVSASFPRRARSRKRGRVTSDNERVPRVAFAARFGRPIGSLRCTRWCAGLPKLPRRKETWRHRGYVRALVHEYTCACVRACVRARACVRASGPAWPRSTFASVVSPLALHQHFPRSALFLSFFALSILLSPLSLSPVTVAPALYSSPLLGCTVHASRRCASPRLEISPARTDSPCFRCRSNVTTRDKEEEKDDRVEDALPTGQACSAVRRRVSCVLSAANKVIIIVAGKAPAQIEIIPCKVCGDKSSGVHYGVITCEGCKGFFRRSQSSVVNYQCPRNKNCVVDRVNRNRCQYCRLQKCLRLGMSRDAVKFGRMSKKQREKVEDEVRFHKAQMRAASETAPDSSVFEHQTPSSSDQHHPFNGGYTYGGSEYASPGPGTGGSGYYNHQAMTNYELSADYVDSTTTYDPRPTQTQVADTVAPDTPSAGVAAGVLPSVVTTGKSLSASTTGSSTGGGGGGGGGGGGGGGGGGGSSGGGGGGGGGNGGGGSGGGGSGGGGSGSGTGGGAAAGGGGGAGSLSGGGIVAVKQETTVELASLGHGSYTMVDSTTFLSGQQQRVSNPSEDDEVPSLPNPAQISELLSKTIADAHARTCLLSTEQIQESFRKPHDLSRLIYYKNMAHEQLWLECAQKLTTVIQQIIEFAKMVPGFMKLSQDDQIVLLKAGSFELAVLRMSRYLDLQQNCVLYGDTMLPQDAFYTTDTAEMKLVSCVFELARSIAELKLTETELALYSAAVLLSPDRPGLKGLAEITRLSQAVIRALRSELDRNHVSPIKGDVTVCDAILAKIPQLREISLLHMDALAKFKRSQPHLEFPALHKELFSVDS
- the LOC408586 gene encoding probable nuclear hormone receptor HR3 isoform X4, which codes for MAESAASPGTVQVAANSPQQQQQQSQQQQQTQQNQQPPDISSSQLASPPITGTGTNRKRSRSSAQIEIIPCKVCGDKSSGVHYGVITCEGCKGFFRRSQSSVVNYQCPRNKNCVVDRVNRNRCQYCRLQKCLRLGMSRDAVKFGRMSKKQREKVEDEVRFHKAQMRAASETAPDSSVFEHQTPSSSDQHHPFNGGYTYGGSEYASPGPGTGGSGYYNHQAMTNYELSADYVDSTTTYDPRPTQTQVADTVAPDTPSAGVAAGVLPSVVTTGKSLSASTTGSSTGGGGGGGGGGGGGGGGGGGSSGGGGGGGGGNGGGGSGGGGSGGGGSGSGTGGGAAAGGGGGAGSLSGGGIVAVKQETTVELASLGHGSYTMVDSTTFLSGQQQRVSNPSEDDEVPSLPSMSHARYPAQISELLSKTIADAHARTCLLSTEQIQESFRKPHDLSRLIYYKNMAHEQLWLECAQKLTTVIQQIIEFAKMVPGFMKLSQDDQIVLLKAGSFELAVLRMSRYLDLQQNCVLYGDTMLPQDAFYTTDTAEMKLVSCVFELARSIAELKLTETELALYSAAVLLSPDRPGLKGLAEITRLSQAVIRALRSELDRNHVSPIKGDVTVCDAILAKIPQLREISLLHMDALAKFKRSQPHLEFPALHKELFSVDS
- the LOC408586 gene encoding probable nuclear hormone receptor HR3 isoform X6; amino-acid sequence: MAESAASPGTVQVAANSPQQQQQQSQQQQQTQQNQQPPDISSSQLASPPITGTAQIEIIPCKVCGDKSSGVHYGVITCEGCKGFFRRSQSSVVNYQCPRNKNCVVDRVNRNRCQYCRLQKCLRLGMSRDAVKFGRMSKKQREKVEDEVRFHKAQMRAASETAPDSSVFEHQTPSSSDQHHPFNGGYTYGGSEYASPGPGTGGSGYYNHQAMTNYELSADYVDSTTTYDPRPTQTQVADTVAPDTPSAGVAAGVLPSVVTTGKSLSASTTGSSTGGGGGGGGGGGGGGGGGGGSSGGGGGGGGGNGGGGSGGGGSGGGGSGSGTGGGAAAGGGGGAGSLSGGGIVAVKQETTVELASLGHGSYTMVDSTTFLSGQQQRVSNPSEDDEVPSLPSMSHARYPAQISELLSKTIADAHARTCLLSTEQIQESFRKPHDLSRLIYYKNMAHEQLWLECAQKLTTVIQQIIEFAKMVPGFMKLSQDDQIVLLKAGSFELAVLRMSRYLDLQQNCVLYGDTMLPQDAFYTTDTAEMKLVSCVFELARSIAELKLTETELALYSAAVLLSPDRPGLKGLAEITRLSQAVIRALRSELDRNHVSPIKGDVTVCDAILAKIPQLREISLLHMDALAKFKRSQPHLEFPALHKELFSVDS
- the LOC408586 gene encoding probable nuclear hormone receptor HR3 isoform X7, producing MFEMWSAVSSKLEHSATSSGSPLPLTSHAPQTPHTSSGSIKAQIEIIPCKVCGDKSSGVHYGVITCEGCKGFFRRSQSSVVNYQCPRNKNCVVDRVNRNRCQYCRLQKCLRLGMSRDAVKFGRMSKKQREKVEDEVRFHKAQMRAASETAPDSSVFEHQTPSSSDQHHPFNGGYTYGGSEYASPGPGTGGSGYYNHQAMTNYELSADYVDSTTTYDPRPTQTQVADTVAPDTPSAGVAAGVLPSVVTTGKSLSASTTGSSTGGGGGGGGGGGGGGGGGGGSSGGGGGGGGGNGGGGSGGGGSGGGGSGSGTGGGAAAGGGGGAGSLSGGGIVAVKQETTVELASLGHGSYTMVDSTTFLSGQQQRVSNPSEDDEVPSLPSMSHARYPAQISELLSKTIADAHARTCLLSTEQIQESFRKPHDLSRLIYYKNMAHEQLWLECAQKLTTVIQQIIEFAKMVPGFMKLSQDDQIVLLKAGSFELAVLRMSRYLDLQQNCVLYGDTMLPQDAFYTTDTAEMKLVSCVFELARSIAELKLTETELALYSAAVLLSPDRPGLKGLAEITRLSQAVIRALRSELDRNHVSPIKGDVTVCDAILAKIPQLREISLLHMDALAKFKRSQPHLEFPALHKELFSVDS
- the LOC408586 gene encoding probable nuclear hormone receptor HR3 isoform X10; this encodes MSRDAVKFGRMSKKQREKVEDEVRFHKAQMRAASETAPDSSVFEHQTPSSSDQHHPFNGGYTYGGSEYASPGPGTGGSGYYNHQAMTNYELSADYVDSTTTYDPRPTQTQVADTVAPDTPSAGVAAGVLPSVVTTGKSLSASTTGSSTGGGGGGGGGGGGGGGGGGGSSGGGGGGGGGNGGGGSGGGGSGGGGSGSGTGGGAAAGGGGGAGSLSGGGIVAVKQETTVELASLGHGSYTMVDSTTFLSGQQQRVSNPSEDDEVPSLPSMSHARYPAQISELLSKTIADAHARTCLLSTEQIQESFRKPHDLSRLIYYKNMAHEQLWLECAQKLTTVIQQIIEFAKMVPGFMKLSQDDQIVLLKAGSFELAVLRMSRYLDLQQNCVLYGDTMLPQDAFYTTDTAEMKLVSCVFELARSIAELKLTETELALYSAAVLLSPDRPGLKGLAEITRLSQAVIRALRSELDRNHVSPIKGDVTVCDAILAKIPQLREISLLHMDALAKFKRSQPHLEFPALHKELFSVDS
- the LOC408586 gene encoding probable nuclear hormone receptor HR3 isoform X1 translates to MRQSHGVSASFPRRARSRKRGRVTSDNERVPRVAFAARFGRPIGSLRCTRWCAGLPKLPRRKETWRHRGYVRALVHEYTCACVRACVRARACVRASGPAWPRSTFASVVSPLALHQHFPRSALFLSFFALSILLSPLSLSPVTVAPALYSSPLLGCTVHASRRCASPRLEISPARTDSPCFRCRSNVTTRDKEEEKDDRVEDALPTGQACSAVRRRVSCVLSAANKVIIIVAGKAPAQIEIIPCKVCGDKSSGVHYGVITCEGCKGFFRRSQSSVVNYQCPRNKNCVVDRVNRNRCQYCRLQKCLRLGMSRDAVKFGRMSKKQREKVEDEVRFHKAQMRAASETAPDSSVFEHQTPSSSDQHHPFNGGYTYGGSEYASPGPGTGGSGYYNHQAMTNYELSADYVDSTTTYDPRPTQTQVADTVAPDTPSAGVAAGVLPSVVTTGKSLSASTTGSSTGGGGGGGGGGGGGGGGGGGSSGGGGGGGGGNGGGGSGGGGSGGGGSGSGTGGGAAAGGGGGAGSLSGGGIVAVKQETTVELASLGHGSYTMVDSTTFLSGQQQRVSNPSEDDEVPSLPSMSHARYPAQISELLSKTIADAHARTCLLSTEQIQESFRKPHDLSRLIYYKNMAHEQLWLECAQKLTTVIQQIIEFAKMVPGFMKLSQDDQIVLLKAGSFELAVLRMSRYLDLQQNCVLYGDTMLPQDAFYTTDTAEMKLVSCVFELARSIAELKLTETELALYSAAVLLSPDRPGLKGLAEITRLSQAVIRALRSELDRNHVSPIKGDVTVCDAILAKIPQLREISLLHMDALAKFKRSQPHLEFPALHKELFSVDS